The following coding sequences are from one Leptospira mayottensis 200901116 window:
- a CDS encoding TIGR04388 family protein yields MKLEYTEMLTCCDADWSEERGFSSRKRRKIRPTVPSFPCSVVSSPNRFSFKTKIVSLITIFSFHISFVIPLTVFSFLSSSSLDAQSVPTLGSTKQFANDELKPYVDAAKAGATDSGTFLNSVNNGEQVLEAAWETGVNAEIESIVGGVNNSDTVNNVNVYKDAVRAQLELQKQQAKNQWIADVNAYIQAELQIFLATLSQNTSNNVTSTNTNAVNTINPTVQTVTTTPAAQATNPAQAAQSYYQGTQLWDSKWQDLLNKQNTWEQNSLNAIQNGILQWNQSITGLENDKLSYLNGIEQTKAQWLANKQLIANAQSQMRNALQSTITNIRSQENQLKTNASSDPSLTSVFGDMDELLEDLQEALNSNASLGTLAQTLGNFFQSQITNATAKADYWNITKWQETYATQVLEFKKEVATASLSCSGSSSCNNLSTGPRAITYGNDGNVYGWGATNGGFQNGVLVSTFDPYTVMNPNYAELNQQYQSCQTQASGSPFGWITWISYPCSNFGWNGENAPVQSYTVVPNNSTGYYSAGHYEATCNGSDVGGTCLGGTGHYALDLTDCTGAPFGVMCGYSRQWHTDDSYSTSVTESFSQAQKDQIATNTKIRNAVYGNYNTAFGLSSQAGNAVSNSSVALETKVWLGGSALNNSNWYNSLGLIEQVQVQTKYKYIDSAMQANQNFWTSMKTQFTNIASTFLSLVNPLKDWEERSQTYEEEYQAKLLELEQTKQSTISNYDNQINLMKAARGAWVTEVYGYQMAGIAGSADNANSQYRTGQENWDDTISIFQQAELNWYLSAKDILQQAVTATDGETQFQTNATSQANQLQTQITNSETNTTGLYNAATGLYQTYQYAAAGNVMQQAITNLQNQTSWNGQGANLSQTIADSFGRSEAYKTAELSASNRINALAQTIYGNGAYIVDNTELQTLQTQITTSGQNQTFWQNEINGTNGGFNFNGRNNTSQAKETLYTNMIADIAVATTLQAEVVDEEITYLKTANEYFEKSERYQELADKARSEAKFDEAALYTGYAVREKNNALGYLKKKYYSLGEEITSEIDNRGLTYTKNSFLSYRDNLLNKNFQNSTQINKQIQEGKNAVAGIISEGESYNQIQGMIQTATNLNKQGEENKQRVERLLLESKELANRNIGEGLLDGLQEMIASIQSTLPQEVSANGVSQYIQAQEKELEEKQKKADELLAHMNSLVTNQNDLNALQTLLQGSSQAINLAANSAVSKYLDDYAKKLQKDNEERSSNLQKTLLEALTNGEDYKYLRDAGYSFRTDGEGISAYRQIYSGEIEIDGSAMKSTSYSPDLEYQYIRIDTKFNPGNLSVDMMNPNATRFNAEMVLGVKNYIDNLQKNVETMFAQFSNKTNEIKEEYAQNLEIEDYKKELYKENRDGYLIAFQGLQKELGYAFGQEMLGSMTYYEKGSQYNFGESGSSHIPKMATKGSVPKNGKPEYESLPTIDTTFVGERELKGTVNIKGIPVEVNYGMQHLAFTEEFDLSKLSYNFNLKGLGTGFAEQQLSVVNQKYSQYLQGVQADLEKQAKKNDEERDKKGFLFNVLSGMSGGQKPHEAIKSEVQSRVTGAIAEASGLPASFVGALVGGSNMKQAMKAYEKSVTTEAISQVTGIPAWYLNQKISEKEATHEMAKSFSYNMGRTVGVLSTGGITAFPSLALGVLKASGGGLIANAIQPGIVKQLENRVEHFNKTNALSKQVNKFADHIGKEAYENRETIDTVVTVAAVVGAVFSFGTSMAALAAYKIAEGATEGGVLGALAGAVSVAGTAASISTGGVIGFDCSYSYADGFGASVGGGYKLAEGLGIGATLSYNEQTGFGGSVGLQAGTNALSFNAGLNYSQQGGISGSAGLGLGMGKNGTTGSYASTLNLGMSYNRQDGFGTSVGISRNNNVVLPGVGATLSRSEFGGWGADVSTDQYGSYEGKGGKYGGVSGGLSWNEHTGVTLSLNSGGTNAFNYNAQSGLTSNSNFLAESAMNNALAQGVADTDEEKAYKAAKAEADSRAAQNRNNSEQGKSALDAVGYATQRREEDYSQNHGDIDNDGKNKGSGIDPTKLEINQYERFQNRDGAAENLSKKIDETYSANQGKDKKLHKEFTSEIDLRRSKISENEANMSLGDKMKLDKLKDQKAALDAEYKAINSGGGKNDKYNEILLLKIEAVNHQMNDMKAGDAFKYKGENADNRTELMGRMIELKEKEAYGTLTPNEKKDLAKVTSGLEDYRRYGQVRDLILNNKISSYDLGSSTTAAICFVNSHSNYLGADTKTNYFSQAQLGNIGMTNSDYRGMKAPSLGVGSHWSGTLNTLKNPASGEVHVTRSQVDILNRSKANNAIVFTDTTGDGNANHWQNIARGKDGQWHDLNNNRKDRTPKPMDFSKVYQIKYNDNW; encoded by the coding sequence ATGAAACTGGAATATACGGAAATGCTAACATGTTGCGATGCAGATTGGAGCGAAGAGCGCGGTTTTTCTTCGCGGAAGCGAAGAAAAATTCGCCCCACTGTCCCCAGTTTTCCGTGCTCAGTCGTCAGTTCTCCGAATCGTTTTTCCTTTAAAACAAAGATCGTCAGTTTAATCACGATCTTTTCGTTTCATATATCCTTTGTCATACCTCTGACCGTTTTCAGTTTTTTGTCCTCCAGTTCTCTGGACGCTCAAAGTGTGCCGACACTCGGATCGACAAAACAATTTGCAAACGACGAATTAAAACCTTACGTGGACGCGGCAAAAGCCGGAGCCACGGATTCGGGAACGTTTTTAAATTCGGTGAACAACGGAGAACAAGTTTTAGAAGCCGCTTGGGAAACGGGAGTCAACGCGGAGATAGAATCGATCGTGGGTGGAGTGAATAACTCGGACACGGTGAATAACGTAAACGTTTACAAAGACGCTGTAAGAGCACAACTGGAACTGCAGAAACAACAGGCAAAGAACCAATGGATCGCAGACGTAAACGCATACATACAAGCAGAGTTACAAATCTTTTTAGCGACATTATCTCAAAACACATCGAACAACGTAACATCGACGAACACAAATGCGGTGAATACGATCAATCCGACCGTACAAACTGTAACCACTACTCCTGCCGCCCAAGCAACAAACCCCGCACAAGCGGCACAGAGTTATTACCAAGGAACCCAGCTCTGGGATTCTAAATGGCAGGATTTACTTAACAAACAAAACACCTGGGAACAGAATTCCTTAAATGCGATCCAGAATGGAATCCTGCAATGGAATCAATCAATTACAGGACTCGAAAATGATAAATTAAGTTATTTGAATGGAATCGAACAAACAAAAGCCCAGTGGTTGGCAAACAAACAATTGATTGCAAACGCTCAAAGCCAAATGAGAAACGCGCTTCAATCCACAATTACAAATATACGTTCTCAAGAAAATCAATTGAAAACAAATGCATCAAGTGATCCGAGTTTGACGTCCGTGTTTGGGGACATGGACGAATTGTTGGAAGATCTACAGGAGGCTCTGAATTCTAACGCATCCCTCGGCACGTTAGCGCAAACACTAGGAAATTTTTTCCAAAGTCAGATAACAAACGCAACCGCAAAAGCCGACTACTGGAATATAACCAAATGGCAGGAGACGTATGCGACTCAAGTCCTAGAGTTTAAAAAAGAAGTGGCAACCGCAAGCTTAAGTTGTAGTGGAAGTAGTTCTTGTAACAACCTGTCTACCGGACCACGAGCGATCACGTATGGAAACGACGGAAACGTATATGGTTGGGGTGCGACTAACGGAGGTTTTCAAAACGGAGTTTTGGTAAGCACTTTTGATCCATATACGGTAATGAATCCGAATTACGCGGAACTCAATCAACAATACCAAAGTTGCCAGACTCAGGCGTCCGGATCTCCATTCGGATGGATAACTTGGATATCCTATCCATGTTCAAATTTTGGATGGAACGGAGAGAATGCACCGGTTCAATCCTATACTGTAGTCCCCAACAACAGCACGGGATACTACAGCGCAGGACATTACGAAGCGACGTGTAACGGATCGGATGTAGGAGGAACTTGCCTTGGAGGAACCGGCCACTACGCGTTAGACTTAACTGATTGTACCGGAGCTCCGTTTGGAGTAATGTGCGGCTATAGCAGACAATGGCATACGGACGACAGTTATTCCACCTCGGTAACGGAAAGTTTTAGCCAGGCACAAAAAGATCAAATAGCGACAAACACAAAAATACGAAACGCGGTCTATGGAAATTACAACACTGCGTTTGGATTGTCTTCCCAAGCGGGGAATGCAGTTTCAAATTCAAGCGTTGCGCTTGAAACAAAAGTGTGGTTAGGCGGAAGCGCTTTAAATAACTCGAATTGGTACAATTCTCTTGGATTGATCGAACAAGTACAGGTTCAAACCAAATACAAATACATAGACTCTGCGATGCAAGCAAACCAGAACTTTTGGACGAGTATGAAAACACAGTTTACAAATATTGCATCCACGTTTTTGTCACTCGTCAATCCGTTGAAAGACTGGGAAGAAAGATCGCAAACATACGAAGAAGAATACCAAGCAAAACTATTAGAACTGGAACAAACGAAACAATCTACAATTTCCAACTATGATAATCAGATTAATCTCATGAAGGCGGCAAGAGGAGCCTGGGTCACAGAAGTTTACGGTTACCAAATGGCAGGAATTGCAGGAAGCGCGGATAACGCAAATAGCCAATACAGAACGGGACAAGAAAACTGGGACGACACAATATCAATCTTTCAACAAGCAGAGTTAAATTGGTATTTATCCGCAAAAGATATATTACAACAAGCGGTAACTGCAACTGACGGAGAAACACAATTCCAAACAAACGCAACCTCACAAGCAAACCAACTACAAACACAAATTACAAACTCAGAAACAAATACAACCGGGCTTTACAACGCGGCAACAGGTTTGTATCAAACGTATCAATATGCAGCGGCAGGAAACGTAATGCAACAAGCAATTACAAACCTGCAAAACCAAACAAGTTGGAACGGACAAGGAGCCAACCTCTCTCAAACAATCGCGGATTCTTTTGGAAGAAGCGAAGCCTACAAAACAGCAGAACTCAGCGCAAGTAATCGAATCAATGCACTGGCACAAACGATTTACGGAAACGGGGCATATATCGTAGACAATACAGAGTTGCAAACACTCCAAACCCAAATTACAACGAGCGGACAAAACCAAACGTTTTGGCAAAATGAAATCAATGGAACCAACGGAGGATTTAACTTTAACGGTCGCAACAACACAAGCCAAGCAAAAGAAACCTTGTATACGAACATGATCGCAGACATTGCAGTCGCAACAACGTTACAAGCAGAAGTAGTCGACGAAGAGATCACATATCTAAAAACAGCAAACGAATACTTTGAGAAATCCGAAAGATATCAAGAGTTAGCAGACAAAGCAAGAAGCGAAGCAAAATTCGATGAAGCAGCACTTTACACTGGTTATGCGGTGAGAGAAAAAAACAACGCTTTAGGATATTTAAAAAAGAAATACTATTCGTTAGGAGAAGAAATTACGAGTGAAATAGACAACCGAGGATTGACATATACCAAAAATTCTTTCCTAAGTTACAGAGATAACCTACTCAACAAAAACTTTCAAAATAGCACGCAAATCAACAAACAAATCCAAGAAGGAAAAAACGCTGTAGCAGGAATTATTTCCGAAGGAGAAAGTTACAACCAAATCCAAGGAATGATCCAAACAGCGACAAACCTAAACAAACAAGGAGAAGAGAACAAACAAAGAGTAGAACGGTTGCTACTCGAATCCAAAGAATTAGCAAACCGTAATATCGGAGAAGGACTCTTGGATGGACTCCAAGAAATGATCGCAAGCATACAAAGCACACTCCCACAAGAAGTAAGCGCAAACGGAGTGAGCCAATACATACAAGCACAAGAGAAAGAGCTGGAAGAAAAACAAAAAAAGGCAGACGAACTACTTGCCCACATGAATTCACTTGTGACAAACCAAAACGATTTGAATGCATTACAAACCCTACTCCAAGGAAGCAGCCAGGCAATCAACTTGGCAGCAAACAGCGCAGTGTCCAAATACTTAGACGACTACGCAAAGAAACTTCAAAAAGACAATGAAGAAAGAAGCTCAAATCTTCAAAAGACACTCCTCGAAGCTCTGACGAACGGAGAAGATTACAAATATCTCCGAGACGCAGGATATTCTTTCCGAACGGATGGAGAAGGAATATCCGCGTATCGACAGATCTACAGCGGAGAAATTGAAATCGACGGCAGTGCGATGAAGAGCACGAGTTATTCTCCCGATTTAGAATATCAATATATTAGAATAGACACAAAATTCAATCCAGGAAACTTGAGCGTGGATATGATGAATCCAAACGCGACAAGATTCAACGCGGAAATGGTACTGGGAGTTAAAAACTACATCGACAATCTCCAAAAGAACGTAGAGACGATGTTTGCTCAGTTCAGTAACAAGACAAACGAGATCAAAGAAGAATACGCACAGAATCTGGAGATAGAGGATTACAAGAAGGAGCTGTACAAAGAGAACCGGGACGGTTACTTGATAGCGTTTCAGGGATTGCAGAAAGAGTTGGGATATGCATTCGGTCAAGAAATGTTAGGATCGATGACGTATTACGAAAAGGGATCTCAATACAATTTTGGAGAATCAGGAAGTTCGCATATTCCTAAAATGGCAACAAAAGGAAGTGTTCCCAAAAATGGAAAACCGGAATATGAATCCCTACCTACGATAGACACTACGTTTGTAGGAGAGAGAGAATTGAAAGGTACCGTGAACATCAAAGGGATTCCTGTAGAAGTAAACTACGGAATGCAACATTTGGCGTTTACCGAAGAATTTGATCTGAGTAAGTTGAGCTACAATTTCAACTTGAAAGGATTGGGAACCGGTTTTGCAGAACAACAACTGAGCGTCGTCAATCAGAAGTATTCCCAGTATTTGCAAGGCGTGCAAGCCGATCTGGAAAAACAAGCCAAGAAAAACGACGAAGAAAGAGACAAAAAAGGATTTCTGTTTAACGTATTAAGCGGAATGAGCGGAGGACAAAAACCTCATGAAGCCATTAAATCCGAAGTGCAAAGCAGAGTAACCGGAGCGATTGCGGAAGCAAGCGGATTGCCTGCAAGTTTTGTGGGAGCCCTTGTCGGCGGTTCCAACATGAAACAAGCGATGAAGGCATACGAGAAGAGCGTTACAACGGAAGCGATTTCGCAAGTTACAGGAATTCCTGCTTGGTATTTAAACCAAAAGATTTCGGAGAAAGAAGCAACTCATGAGATGGCAAAGAGCTTTTCCTACAACATGGGAAGAACGGTAGGTGTGTTATCGACGGGCGGCATAACGGCGTTCCCCTCGTTAGCGTTAGGAGTGTTAAAGGCTTCGGGAGGAGGTTTGATTGCTAACGCGATTCAACCTGGAATTGTAAAGCAGTTGGAAAACAGAGTTGAGCACTTTAACAAAACGAATGCGTTAAGCAAACAAGTGAACAAGTTTGCGGATCATATCGGAAAGGAAGCCTACGAGAATCGAGAGACGATCGACACGGTAGTTACGGTAGCAGCAGTGGTCGGAGCAGTGTTTAGTTTTGGAACATCCATGGCGGCACTCGCGGCCTACAAGATAGCGGAAGGCGCCACCGAAGGAGGTGTGTTAGGTGCGTTAGCCGGAGCAGTGAGCGTAGCAGGAACAGCAGCCAGCATATCTACGGGAGGTGTAATCGGATTTGATTGTAGCTACAGCTACGCGGACGGATTCGGAGCAAGTGTTGGCGGAGGTTACAAACTTGCAGAAGGCCTTGGAATTGGAGCCACACTCAGCTACAACGAACAAACAGGATTCGGAGGAAGCGTAGGACTACAAGCAGGAACAAACGCCTTAAGCTTTAACGCAGGCTTAAACTACAGTCAGCAAGGAGGAATTTCCGGTTCAGCGGGCCTCGGACTCGGAATGGGTAAAAACGGAACCACAGGATCGTATGCCAGCACTCTCAACTTGGGAATGAGCTACAACAGACAAGACGGCTTTGGCACTAGCGTGGGAATTTCAAGAAACAACAACGTGGTTCTTCCGGGAGTTGGTGCTACACTTTCTCGTTCGGAGTTTGGAGGATGGGGAGCGGATGTATCTACGGACCAATACGGTTCGTATGAAGGTAAAGGCGGTAAATACGGCGGAGTCAGTGGAGGACTTTCTTGGAACGAACACACGGGTGTTACACTCAGCTTAAACTCGGGGGGAACCAATGCATTCAACTACAATGCTCAGAGCGGTTTAACCAGTAACAGTAACTTTCTTGCCGAGTCTGCAATGAACAACGCTCTCGCTCAAGGTGTGGCCGATACCGATGAAGAGAAAGCATACAAAGCAGCGAAAGCAGAAGCGGATTCCAGAGCTGCTCAGAATAGGAACAATTCTGAACAAGGAAAATCTGCGTTAGACGCGGTTGGATATGCTACGCAGAGAAGAGAAGAAGACTACTCTCAAAACCACGGTGACATTGACAACGATGGAAAAAACAAAGGATCTGGAATTGATCCAACCAAGTTGGAAATCAACCAATACGAGCGTTTTCAAAACAGAGATGGTGCCGCTGAGAACTTGAGCAAGAAAATAGATGAAACGTATAGCGCGAACCAAGGTAAGGACAAAAAGCTGCACAAAGAGTTTACCTCAGAAATCGATTTGAGGAGAAGTAAGATTTCTGAGAACGAGGCGAATATGAGTTTGGGCGACAAGATGAAGTTGGACAAACTCAAAGATCAAAAAGCGGCCTTAGATGCGGAATACAAAGCTATCAATTCTGGGGGAGGGAAAAACGACAAATACAATGAAATACTTTTGCTAAAAATCGAAGCAGTGAATCATCAAATGAATGATATGAAGGCGGGAGACGCATTTAAATACAAAGGGGAGAATGCGGACAATCGGACTGAACTGATGGGAAGAATGATTGAGCTGAAAGAGAAAGAAGCGTATGGAACATTGACTCCTAACGAGAAAAAAGATCTTGCTAAGGTAACGAGTGGTCTGGAAGATTATCGCCGATATGGCCAAGTTAGAGATCTGATTTTGAACAACAAGATTTCGAGTTATGATTTAGGTTCGTCTACGACGGCGGCGATTTGTTTTGTGAATTCGCATTCCAACTATCTCGGAGCGGATACTAAAACAAATTATTTCTCCCAAGCTCAATTGGGAAATATCGGAATGACGAACAGTGACTATCGAGGAATGAAAGCCCCTTCTTTGGGTGTGGGAAGTCACTGGAGTGGAACTCTCAATACGTTGAAAAATCCGGCGAGCGGTGAAGTCCATGTGACGCGATCCCAGGTTGACATTTTGAACCGAAGCAAGGCAAACAATGCGATCGTGTTTACAGACACGACAGGCGACGGAAATGCAAATCACTGGCAAAACATAGCGAGAGGTAAAGATGGTCAATGGCATGATCTTAATAATAACAGAAAAGATAGAACTCCTAAGCCAATGGATTTCAGTAAAGTATATCAAATCAAATACAATGACAATTGGTGA